A region from the Gammaproteobacteria bacterium genome encodes:
- a CDS encoding nitroreductase family protein, translating to MSDPTFLAELISRRRSIKQFTGREPTCAEVEGLLELVAQAPNHRMTQPWRFYVLGPAARRAYGAALGARKAKRVADPDAAREVVESVAARHEALPAMIAVAVVVHDNPEIREEDYAATWMGIQNLALAAEAAGLGTHIKTGAVMDDPRSRAAVGVPDGERIVAIVNLGEPAAVPDPKPRVPARDLTTWVD from the coding sequence ATGTCCGACCCGACCTTCCTTGCGGAGCTGATCTCCCGGCGCCGCTCCATAAAACAGTTCACCGGGCGCGAACCCACCTGCGCGGAAGTCGAAGGGCTTCTCGAGTTGGTCGCGCAGGCGCCCAACCATCGGATGACCCAGCCGTGGCGCTTCTACGTGCTGGGTCCGGCCGCCCGGCGCGCCTACGGGGCGGCGCTGGGGGCGCGCAAGGCCAAGCGGGTCGCCGACCCGGACGCGGCCCGGGAGGTCGTCGAAAGCGTGGCCGCCCGCCACGAGGCGCTGCCCGCCATGATCGCGGTGGCAGTGGTGGTGCACGACAACCCGGAGATCCGGGAAGAAGACTACGCCGCGACCTGGATGGGCATCCAGAACCTGGCGCTGGCCGCCGAGGCGGCGGGGCTGGGCACGCACATCAAGACCGGCGCGGTCATGGACGATCCCCGCTCCCGGGCGGCGGTCGGCGTCCCCGACGGGGAGCGCATCGTGGCCATCGTCAACCTGGGCGAACCGGCGGCCGTGCCGGACCCGAAGCCCCGCGTGCCGGCCCGCGACCTGACGACCTGGGTGGACTGA